The stretch of DNA CTAAAGAGAAAGCTAGGCTGCCCGTCAACAATGGCGGGTTCTTCTTGTAGGTCTTTCTTACTTTCATAAAATTAGACATATACTTTATTGATTTAGGTTTTGTGCTACAAATATAGTATTTTATACAATAAACACCAAAATAAAACTTTATTTTTTTAATCTTAACGTGTTGTTTACGGACACAGGTAAGGGTGGGTGTTGGTTGACGAGTTTTGAGTTGATGAGTAAATGAGTTGCTTGTTATAAAACTCTTTTACTCCTTACACCAGTGGTGACTCTGTGTCTATAATGGTGTTAATCCTTCGCACATGTGGTGCATACCATCCGCACCATAAGTGCATACCACCCGCACCACATGTGCTAAGCACCCGCACCAAACCGGTAGAATATCAACACACAACCCATAGAGTGCGTTATAGAACTTTTAAACAGTTCTTATGTTACTCTGTCTTCAAAAAATCCAACATTATGACTCTGTCACATTGTCATCAACTTACACTGTCATCATCGTTCGAACCAGTTGTTTTATGCTTTTGGCTCGCTATTTGATATAATAAACTATAAAAAAACAAAATTAAATGCGGCTTAATTTGGTTGTTCACATATTTATATTTACCTTTGCACGCCGTATCAAATTTGGATAACGGAAAAGCTATATTTTTTTAGGAGGAAATAGTAAACAATTCATGAGACAACTTAAGATTTCAAAAAGTATCACTAACCGATCAAGTGAGGCACTGGATAAGTATCTTGTTGAGATTGGTCGTGAGCCGATGATTACCGTTGACGAAGAGATTGAGTTGGCACAGGAAATCCACAAGGGCGGTCGCAAGGGCGAACGTGCGAAGGAGAAACTGATAAAGGCTAACCTCCGTTTCGTCGTTTCAGTAGCTAAGCAGTATCAGCACCAGGGACTCTCTCTCACCGACCTTATCGATGAGGGAAACATTGGTTTGGTGAAGGCAGCTGAGAAATTCGATGAGACACGTGGTTTTAAGTTTATCTCATACGCCGTTTGGTGGATTCGTCAGAGCATCCTGCAGGCTATTGCCGAACAGAGTCGTATTGTGCGTCTCCCGCTAAATCAGGTGGGTGCTATCTCAAAGATTAACCAGGTGACGAACGAGTTTGTGCAGCAGCACAATCGTCGTCCTTCTATCCATGAGTTGGCAGAGTTGACAGGTATCGATGAGGCTCGCATCCGTCAGAGCCAGAGTGCAGACAATCACCACATGAGTATCGACGCACCATTCAGCGATGACGATGACAACTCAATGAGTGATATGCTGTCATCAGGTGACGACTCACGTACCGACCGTGGCGTTGATTTCGAGTCAATGTCTGACGATCTCCGTGCTGTTCTTCAGAACACCTTGAAGGATCGTGAGATAAAGATTGTCACCGAGTGTTTCGGTATTGGTTGCCAAGAGAAGGGTCTGGAGGAGATTGGAACAGAGATGGGGCTTACCCGTGAGCGTGTTCGCCAGATTCGTGAGAAGGCTATCGAGAAGATTCGTGAGAGTGGCAACGCACGCGTACTCATGAAGTACTTGGGATAAAAAAGCAAGATTAAGATGATAAATAGTAAAGAGGATGTGTTTTCTTACACATCCTCTTTACTTTCTATAGAAGTCCCGCAATCTTTTATTGTAGGGCTTTAAGCTTTTGTTTCATACGATATTTGAAGCCATAAGACTTCGCTTCATCATCGTAAGTAAATTCGTTTTGAAACGCTTATCACATTTTGTGAGTGAGTTCCTCAGCATAAGAAAGTTGAGTATCTTTCCCCTTTAGGAAGTCGTCGACCTTCATCGGTACAAGGTGGTGAGGCTTAATGCCTTCGCCCTCTAATGGGAAACCCTTAGGAGAATACTTAAAAGGATGACCGATTGGAATCCAGTAGTACATTCCGTATGTGGTCTTAAACAAACGAGGATTACCACCAGTATCACCCGCAGAAGGCGTACCTACAATGATAGCATCACCACTTTCTTTCATTGTTATCAGAAAGCTCTCAGCAGCAGAAACCGTAACAGGTCCTGCCAAGATAATCACCTTGCCCTTATAAGCATCCGCAGAAGGCGACATTTTTGTGCCGTCCCAAATCGTCCGTTCACCCTTTATCAGGTGCTGTGCTATGAAATCCCCAACACTACTATTGCCTCCACCATTATGACGAATGTCCACTATAAGGAATGGCAGTTGTCTTAAAGACGCAAAAGCTTTGCTGAATTGCTTATCAACTCCATCCACCATACTTCTCACATCTATATATCCAATCTTTGAAGAAAGTTTCTTCCATGTCACGTCTTGCTCTTTATCCTTTGTAGGAATATACTGAGATTGCAGATGAACGGTGAGCGTTAAAGGTTTACCTTGTCGGATAACGTCCAGTTTCTTCACTGAATCCGTATAGCTCCACAGTATATCCTTTGCTGAATACAGGTAACGTGCAGCATCAGTAGATGCAGAAATATACTTGGCATTATTAGTTACCCACTTATTTACTGGCACTCCATCCACCGAAACAATCTCATCTTTATCCCGCAAACCAGCTTTAATTGCAGAGTTAGAAGGCTTGTCAACGAACACCCGATTATCAATCACAATAATTTGATCTCCCTGTATAAACCAAGGTTCCTCTATGGATACATTATCTGCGTGAGCACATTTCAGATTACCAAAGAACTCCTTTATCAACAATGAATAAGCCACCTTTGACTGCATAGTATCAAGACGCTGAATGTAGACAGTATGAATCGAATCAAGATTTAGATGCTTCTCATCTTTATATATATACCGCTCTTTGACGAGGTTGAACATCTCTTCAAAGTCATTTCGGAAATCTTTTGGCTCAACGGGTATCTTGTCTGCATTATATACTTGTACATCTTCCCAGTTTAAAGATGTATGTTTCTGATTCCAAACGTAAAGAACAAAGGCTGTAAGTATCAGTCCTAAAAATACAAAGGTAAATAAGATAAGTTTCTTCATCATATTTAAAATGGCATGATTTGTTTGTCACAAAGATATAAAAAATATATTATACATCAAATTGAAACACATAAATAAGATAAATAAAAGCATTTATCTTTTCTGCAAAAGCGCAAGAACCGCTTTGCAGCAAGTCTTTCACTTCTAAGCAACCGAGAAAAACAATAAAACGAAATCAGCAACGTTATACAATGTATGAAACGTAAGGATATTCAGAAATACATATTACTACTATTGTTTATGGTGACTGCCCAGTTGGCATTGGCACAATCGTTCACACTGCAAGGGAAGGTTTCCGACAAGGATGGCAACCCGATTGAGTTGGCTTCAGTCATGGTTGTTTCGCAGGGAAAACTATCGATGACGAACCTTAAAGGCGAGTTCAACATGCAGTTGCAGAGTGAAGACTCCGTGAAGGTGCGCTTCTCAATGATTGGCTACAAGACCAAGACGAGGGTTCTGGTGCGTCCAAAGGGGAAGCAGACACTGCTCATTCAGTTGGCTGACGACAACGCATTGGAGGAGGTTGTAGTGCAAGGTAAAGCTAAACAGCATGGAACAACAGAAGAATTGGATATTCAAAAAAACAAACAAGGACCCTCTACTACGGGTAATGCCGTAGAAGAGTTGGTACAGACGCAGGCGGGTGTTTCAACCCACTCGGAGCTATCCTCACAATACAATGTGCGTGGCGGTACGTTTGATGAGAACTCCGTATATATCAATAATGTAGAAGTGTTCCGTCCCTTCCTTGTGCGAAGTGGACAGCAAGAAGGACTTTCTATTATCAATCCTGACATGGTTGAGAGCGTTGGCTTCTCAACAGGTGGATATGAAGCGAAATATGGTGACAAGATGAGTTCGGCTTTGGACATCACGTATAAGCGTCCGAAGAAGACAGAAGCATCCGTCTCTGCCTCCCTCTTAGGTGCTAGCGGCTACCTCGGACTGGCTACTAAGAAGTTGACATGGACAAATGGTGTGCGTTATAAAACGAATCGTTACCTCCTCGGTTCGCTCCAGACAAAGGGCGAATATCGTCCGTCCTTCCTAGATTACCAGACTTATCTTTCATGGCAACCCAATAAACGCTGGCAGGTAGATTTCATCGGTAACATCTCTGAAAACCGATATAACTTCCAACCAGAAGACCGTGAGACAAACTTTGGTACGCTGCAGAACGTGAAGAAGTTCCGTGTCTATTTCGATGGACAAGAGAAAGACCTCTTCCGCACCTTCTTCGGTTCGTTGGCTATCACACGCCATTTGAGTTCACGAACTGATGTTTCCCTCCTCGCATCGGCCTTCACAACGAAGGAGCAGGAGCGTTATGATATTCAAGGACAGTATTGGCTCACACAGACGGAGACGTCAGAGAACCTCGGCGTGGGTACGTTTATGCAACATTCACGTGATTACCTCAATGCAAACGTGAAGAGTCTGAAGCTGATGATGCAGCATCGCACAGGAAAGCATCGAATTGAAGGAGCTGTGACTTATAAGATTGAGCATATCAAGGAGAACTCTGCAGAGTATGAATATCGTGATTCTGCGGGTTATAACGTACCTCATACGGGTCGTGACTTGAAGATGATTTACTCGCTTCGTGCTCGCAATGAACTCAAGGCGAAACGCTTTGAAAGCTATTTGCAGGACACATGGAACTTCCAGACACGCGACTCTGTGCCAACGCTTTTCACACTGAATTATGGTGTACGCTTTGCGCATTGGGACTTTAATGGCGAGAGTCTGTTCTCTCCACGTGCGTCGCTGTCCATCACTCCTGGCAGAAACCGCAACCTTAGCTTCCGCATTGCAGGTGGTATCTACTATCAGGCACCTTTCTATAAGGAGCTTCGCGACACGTCTATCGTCAATGGTGTCACCTATGCAACGCTCAATCAGAAGATTCGTGCACAGCAGTCTATCCACGCATTAGCAGGTATGACCTATCGCTTTGAAATGTTAGGTCGTCCGTTTAAGTTCACTGCTGAGGCTTATTATAAAGCCCTCTCACGTCTCGTCCCTTACTCAGTTGACAATGTGAAGGTGACCTATTATGGTGAAAATACAGCCTCAGGACACGCCACGGGTCTCGACCTTAAACTCTTCGGCGAGTTCGTTCCAGGGGCTGATTCCTGGCTGACACTTAGTGTGATGAATACCAGCATGACCCTGAATGGTAAGCGTATTCCGCTTCCAACCGATCAACGTTATGCGCTCAACCTCTATTTCACGGACTTCTTCCCAGGCTCAACACGTTGGCGTATGTCGCTGAAACTGGCTTATGCGGATGGTTTGCCGTTCTCTGCTCCGCACCAAGAACTGGAGAATAACACCTTCCGAGCACCTGCTTATAAACGTGCAGACATCGGTATGAGTTATCGACTCTTAGACAACCACGATGGGCATCGCAACATTATCTTTAAGAATATCTGGCTTGGCCTTGATTGTCTGAACCTCTTCGGTATCAATAACGTCAACTCTTATTATTGGGTGACAGACATCGCCGGACAGCAGTATGCTGTGCCAAACTACCTCACAGGGCGACAGATTAACGGAAGACTTACGATTGATTTTTAAATAGTATTTAGTTGACGAGTTGACGAGTTTTCAGTTGACGAGTTATATGCAGCAATAAACATAACAAACGAAAGTAATCATAATTATGAATTGTGATTTAACTAGGTTTTCAGTGACTTGCTTGTCATCGTAACCTCAATACGATTCTTTTGATCGAGGAGTTGTTTGAGGATTTGTCTTACGTCTTCCACTGTCATTCCCTCAACGATCTTCCTGAAATCGGTGTCGATATCATTACCATTGTAAAGGTCATTGTACAGCACAAGCTCCCAATAGTTGTTCATTTCCAACACTTGGTTATACACTTTCAGTTCATACGCTTTCACCTTATCAAGATCTGTTTGCGATGGCCCTTCTGTAGCCATCTTCTCTAATTGTTCGTAGATAATTGGCATGAGTGAAGCGTACTTATCTGGATCGGTCTGAAAGGCAATGCGCAAGATAGCTTCGTCATTTGGATGATGCTGCAGTAAGGCGGACACCTGTACATTATAAGTTCCACCTTTCTCCTCGCGTACTTTCTCCGTATAAACGATGCGGAGCAATTGTACAGCGGCATCGAGCAGTATATCGTTACGTGTGTTATAATCAATTACTCCTTTCACCACGAGGGTTGTTGTGGCTGAAGGTGTCTTCTGTTCTTTGGTAAAGACCTTTCTAATCATACCATTAAGGAGTTTCGCACCATGAGTGCCGACAGTTTCAAATCTGTCATTTGAGGGTAGGGTAGCAACGTATTTACAGAGTATTGGGCGTAGTCGGTCCATGTCGATGTTGCCTGTAAGGATAAGTTGGAAGTCAGCGGCATTGCCAAAACGCTCCTTGTAAATTTGCAAGATGCGCTCATAGTTCACCTTCTGAAGCATCCCTACGTCTATAGATTTCAGTCTGTCGCTGTTGTATGCAATATGATGCAGACTGTCATTATACGCAATCATTGGATTAACATGTGCATTCGTGAGGAATTCCTCCTGTTGTGCCATCATGTTCTGATAGGCCTCTGTGTCCTTCCTCGGTTGTGCAAAGTAGAGATATAACAACTGAAAAAGGGTCTCCATGTCCTTGACATTGGAGGAACCATTCATTCCTTCCGTCTCATCATCAATGTACGGACTTATTGACACAGACTTCCCTGCCAACATCTTCTCCAGTGTTAGGTCATCAAACCTTCCTACTCCACCTATCGTCGCACCTGAGATAAGGTAAGCAAGGTTAGGCATCTCCTCATCAGTGTACATATCTTTACCTCCCAGACTGAACATTTTCAGTCTCACTTCATCATCTTCAAAGGATGTAGGACGAACATACACATGTACGCCATTCGACAGTTCTAACTCTGTATAACCATACTTATATTTCTTCTCAGCAACAATACGTCCGGCAGCAGGCTGGTCCTGTATGAGTTCTGAAGGCAATTGCTTATCTTGGTAAGGTTCGTAGGTCTTCTCTTGAGCGTTGAGGATGAGCTTTTCTATCTCTTGCTTTGATGGGAGAACAACCCCTTTCTTCTCAGGTCCATAAAGTGTCACGACTTGATTCTTATTCGAAATGATTTCGCGTGCAAGCTGGTTGATGTCGGCAAGTGTCACGACACTATCAAGACGTTTTGTTAATTGTAGTTCAACGACAGGGTCTATGATAGGTTCCGCCTCCAGAAAGTTCTCCACACAAGCTTCCACAAAGTCGCCATTCTTCCGTTTCAGTCGGTCGTTATAACCACTTTCAGCAAAGGAGAGCATTTCCGCCTTACCACGCTTCAGTTCCTGCTCAGTGAAGCCCATACTTCTTGCGCGTTCAACCTCGCCAACAATGGTCTGAATACCATCCTCCATCCTGCTTTCTTTTAGTACACCCGACACTTCGAACGCCTCTTTCGTAGATGCCATAAAGAAGTTCCCATCACGCACGGATGCTGAGATGAAGGGTGCATCAGTCTTTCGTGCGTATTCATCAAGACGATCGTTGATAAGCATTCTCACAATACTTGTTTTGTATTTGTCGGCGAATGACTGCAACGACTTGCGCTCCTTGCGTGGTGTAGCATCTCGTTTCATGTAGAGTGTGAAGTTAACCGTGGGTTGTTCTTTGTCAGTTGCTGTAAAGAGCAGCATCTTCTTGTTATCGGCTACGGGATAGAAGATACGTTCAGCAGCATGTTCAGGCATCGGGATGGTGTCGAAGAGTGCTTTTATTTTCCGTTCTATCTGGTCTTCATCAATATCCCCCACAACGATAATTGCCTGCAAGTCGGGACGATACCACTTGTGATAATAGTTGCGAAGTGCTTGATAAGGGAAAGTCCTAATGATGTTCATGTCGCCAATCGGCATGCAGTCGGCATATTTTGTACCAGCATAGATAACAGGCATAGAGGCTTCCGCAAGTCGTTGTATGGCCAGTCCCATCCGACGTGTGCGCCACTCTTCCTCAACGACGCCACGTTCTTTGT from Prevotella scopos JCM 17725 encodes:
- a CDS encoding sigma-70 family RNA polymerase sigma factor — protein: MRQLKISKSITNRSSEALDKYLVEIGREPMITVDEEIELAQEIHKGGRKGERAKEKLIKANLRFVVSVAKQYQHQGLSLTDLIDEGNIGLVKAAEKFDETRGFKFISYAVWWIRQSILQAIAEQSRIVRLPLNQVGAISKINQVTNEFVQQHNRRPSIHELAELTGIDEARIRQSQSADNHHMSIDAPFSDDDDNSMSDMLSSGDDSRTDRGVDFESMSDDLRAVLQNTLKDREIKIVTECFGIGCQEKGLEEIGTEMGLTRERVRQIREKAIEKIRESGNARVLMKYLG
- a CDS encoding TonB-dependent receptor, which codes for MKRKDIQKYILLLLFMVTAQLALAQSFTLQGKVSDKDGNPIELASVMVVSQGKLSMTNLKGEFNMQLQSEDSVKVRFSMIGYKTKTRVLVRPKGKQTLLIQLADDNALEEVVVQGKAKQHGTTEELDIQKNKQGPSTTGNAVEELVQTQAGVSTHSELSSQYNVRGGTFDENSVYINNVEVFRPFLVRSGQQEGLSIINPDMVESVGFSTGGYEAKYGDKMSSALDITYKRPKKTEASVSASLLGASGYLGLATKKLTWTNGVRYKTNRYLLGSLQTKGEYRPSFLDYQTYLSWQPNKRWQVDFIGNISENRYNFQPEDRETNFGTLQNVKKFRVYFDGQEKDLFRTFFGSLAITRHLSSRTDVSLLASAFTTKEQERYDIQGQYWLTQTETSENLGVGTFMQHSRDYLNANVKSLKLMMQHRTGKHRIEGAVTYKIEHIKENSAEYEYRDSAGYNVPHTGRDLKMIYSLRARNELKAKRFESYLQDTWNFQTRDSVPTLFTLNYGVRFAHWDFNGESLFSPRASLSITPGRNRNLSFRIAGGIYYQAPFYKELRDTSIVNGVTYATLNQKIRAQQSIHALAGMTYRFEMLGRPFKFTAEAYYKALSRLVPYSVDNVKVTYYGENTASGHATGLDLKLFGEFVPGADSWLTLSVMNTSMTLNGKRIPLPTDQRYALNLYFTDFFPGSTRWRMSLKLAYADGLPFSAPHQELENNTFRAPAYKRADIGMSYRLLDNHDGHRNIIFKNIWLGLDCLNLFGINNVNSYYWVTDIAGQQYAVPNYLTGRQINGRLTIDF
- a CDS encoding M16 family metallopeptidase is translated as MKSKKQILILIFMLVSGCMMGQNNTIDQDKTIRKGKLSNGLTYYIRHNDQTKGVADFYIAQHVGSILEEPNQRGLAHFLEHMAFNGTRNFPGNDRKPGIVKWCEGVGIQFGTNLNAYTSVDQTVYNISSAPVKREGIVDSCLLILHDWSHNLLLTADEIDKERGVVEEEWRTRRMGLAIQRLAEASMPVIYAGTKYADCMPIGDMNIIRTFPYQALRNYYHKWYRPDLQAIIVVGDIDEDQIERKIKALFDTIPMPEHAAERIFYPVADNKKMLLFTATDKEQPTVNFTLYMKRDATPRKERKSLQSFADKYKTSIVRMLINDRLDEYARKTDAPFISASVRDGNFFMASTKEAFEVSGVLKESRMEDGIQTIVGEVERARSMGFTEQELKRGKAEMLSFAESGYNDRLKRKNGDFVEACVENFLEAEPIIDPVVELQLTKRLDSVVTLADINQLAREIISNKNQVVTLYGPEKKGVVLPSKQEIEKLILNAQEKTYEPYQDKQLPSELIQDQPAAGRIVAEKKYKYGYTELELSNGVHVYVRPTSFEDDEVRLKMFSLGGKDMYTDEEMPNLAYLISGATIGGVGRFDDLTLEKMLAGKSVSISPYIDDETEGMNGSSNVKDMETLFQLLYLYFAQPRKDTEAYQNMMAQQEEFLTNAHVNPMIAYNDSLHHIAYNSDRLKSIDVGMLQKVNYERILQIYKERFGNAADFQLILTGNIDMDRLRPILCKYVATLPSNDRFETVGTHGAKLLNGMIRKVFTKEQKTPSATTTLVVKGVIDYNTRNDILLDAAVQLLRIVYTEKVREEKGGTYNVQVSALLQHHPNDEAILRIAFQTDPDKYASLMPIIYEQLEKMATEGPSQTDLDKVKAYELKVYNQVLEMNNYWELVLYNDLYNGNDIDTDFRKIVEGMTVEDVRQILKQLLDQKNRIEVTMTSKSLKT
- a CDS encoding S41 family peptidase, with product MMKKLILFTFVFLGLILTAFVLYVWNQKHTSLNWEDVQVYNADKIPVEPKDFRNDFEEMFNLVKERYIYKDEKHLNLDSIHTVYIQRLDTMQSKVAYSLLIKEFFGNLKCAHADNVSIEEPWFIQGDQIIVIDNRVFVDKPSNSAIKAGLRDKDEIVSVDGVPVNKWVTNNAKYISASTDAARYLYSAKDILWSYTDSVKKLDVIRQGKPLTLTVHLQSQYIPTKDKEQDVTWKKLSSKIGYIDVRSMVDGVDKQFSKAFASLRQLPFLIVDIRHNGGGNSSVGDFIAQHLIKGERTIWDGTKMSPSADAYKGKVIILAGPVTVSAAESFLITMKESGDAIIVGTPSAGDTGGNPRLFKTTYGMYYWIPIGHPFKYSPKGFPLEGEGIKPHHLVPMKVDDFLKGKDTQLSYAEELTHKM